Part of the Faecalibacterium duncaniae genome, GGCACTCCATTGCCGATACCGGCGTGAAGTACGGCCTGTCGGTGACCGGTCTTGTAGACCCGCACCGCCTGACGGCCAACGATACCGGCCGCCCGGGCGACAAGCTTCTTCTGACCAAGGCGCTTGGCGTGGGGCTGATCTGCACCGCCAACCGGGTGGGCGAAGCCGCTCCGGAGCAGATGGAAGCCGCCGTCCGTTCCATGACCACCCTGAACAAAACGGCGGCAGAGATCGCACGCAGGTACGAGGTGCACGCCGCCACGGATGTGACCGGGTTCAGCTTCCTGGGCCATCTGCACGAGATGATGGGGGAGAAGCTCTCCTGCGTCATTGATGCCCATGCGGTGCCGGTGCTGCCCGGTGCGTGGGAGGCCGCAGATGCCTGCCTGTACACCGCCGCCGGTCAGCGCAACCGCAACCACACCGGGCCCTTTGTCCGGTTTGAGAAAGTGCCCTTCCCGATGGAAGAGATCCTGTTTGATCCCCAGACCTCCGGCGGCCTGCTGTTTGCCGTGGCCCCGCAGGATGCCGCTGCCCTGGAAGCAGAGCTGCAGGCGGCGGGTCTGCCCGCAAAAATCGTGGGCACCATTGGGGAAAAGCAGACACCGGAGATTACAGTAACATACGAATGAGGGAGGAACAACCGATGATCAAGATCGATGCCCGTGGAGATGCCTGTCCGCTGCCCGTGGTCAAGGCCAAAAAGGCCATTGCAGAGCTGCACGGCCCCGGCGAGGTGGAAGTGCTGGTGGACAATGAGATCGCTGTCCAGAACCTGACCAAGATGGCCCAGCAGAAGGGCTATCTGTCCAGCTCCGAAAAACTGGCCGAGCAGGAATACCGTGTCCGCTTTACCATCAAGGACACGCCTGCTGCGGAAACCGCTGTGCCGGGCAAGGTGAAACAGCAGGCAGAAGCGGAAACCTGCATCCCGGATGCCCGCACCGATACAGTGGTGGTCATCGCGTCCGACAAGATGGGGGAGGGGGCCGAGGAGCTGGGCAAGACCCTGCTCAAGGCCTTCGTGTTTTCCCTGACCCAGCAGGACAAGCTGCCCAAGACGATCCTCTTCTATAACGGCGGCGCGTCCCTGACCTGTGAGGGTTCGCCCATGCTGGAAGACCTGAAGGCACTGGAAGCTGAGGGCGTGGAGATCCTGACCTGCGGCACCTGCCTGAACTACTACGGCATAACGGAAAAGCTGGCCGTGGGCGGCGTGACCAATATGTATGTCATCGCTGAAAAGATGCTGAACGCCGGGAACGTGGTCAAGCCGTGATCTACCTTGACAACGCCGCAACCACCTTGTACAAGCCCCCGGAGGTGGGGCAGGCAATGCTGGATGCGTTGCAGACAGCGGGCAACCCGGGCCGTGGAGCCCATGCGCCCACCCTGCACGCCTCCCGCATCGTCTACGAGACCCGGGAAGCGCTGGCCCAGCTCTTCCACGCCGAAGGCCCGGCCTGCATCGCCTTTGCATCCAATGCGACCCAGGCGCTGAACACGGCCATCAACGGGCTCTTTGGCCCGGGGGATCATGTCATCACTACGGTCTGTGAGCACAATTCCGTCCTGCGGCCCCTCTACCGCCTCCAAAGGCAGGGGGGTGAGGTGAGTTTTGTGGATGTGGACGCAAACGGTGTGCTCTGCTATGCGCAGTTTGAGCAGCTGCTCCGTCCAAACACCAGGGGAGTGGTTGTGACCGGTGCTTCCAATGTCACCGGAAACCGCACGGACCTGGCGTTCGTATCCGCTTTTGCAAAAAAGCACGGCCTGTTGTTTCTCGTGGATGCCGCCCAGACAGCGGGTGCCATGCCGGTGGATGTGCAGGCCCTGGGGATCGATGTGCTCTGCTTTACCGGGCACAAGGCGCTGCTGGGCCCGCAGGGCACCGGCGGGCTGTATGTCCGGCCCGGGCTGCAGGTTGCCCCCCTTGTGGTGGGCGGCAGCGGAGTCCACAGCTTTGATGAACGCCACCCCGTCGAAATGCCCACTGCTTTGGAAGCCGGAACGCTGAATGTGCCGGGGATCGCCGGGCTGGGGGCCGGGGTGCGCTGGCTCCTGACACAGGGCGTGGAAGCGTTGGAAACAAAAGAAAATGCGCTTGCACGCCTGTTTTACGAAACTGTCCGGGAAATTCCCGGTGTGCGGCTTTATGGTGACTTCACTGCGCCGCGTGCGCCCATCGTCTCACTGAACCTGGCGGGCGAGGATTCCGCCCGGGTGGCGGATGCGCTCTGGGAAGAGTACGGCATCTGTGTGCGGGCCGGTGCGCACTGTGCTCCGCTGATGCACAAGGCGCTGGGCACCGTGGAGCAGGGTGTGGTGCGGTTCAGCTTCTCCCACACCAACACCCGGGAGGAGGCGCTTGCCGCTGCCCGTGCGGTGCGCAGCCTGGCGGAGGAATAAATAATGCGTGCAAAGAGACCCTATATCGTGTTATCCTTCCGCACCACAGTGGAAGCGATGGCATGGGAAAAACACTGCGAAGCGGAACGCATCCCCGGGCGGCTCATTCCGCTGCCCCGGGAGCTCTCTGCCGGGTGCGGCCTTGCGTGGCGGATGCCGCCCGAGGACTGGCAGCTGTGGCAGAGCCGCATCGACCCCGCTGCCTATGATGCCGCAGCGGTGGTAGAACAATAACAAATAAAGGAGAATTGGATGGGAAACCGTTCTTTTTTCAATGCACTCCATGACCGGGAGGGGGATTTTCTGCTGGCCACGGTGCTGGAAGGCCCGTCGCAGGGGGAACGTGTCCTGCTGCGGAACACAGCACCGGTCTGGCCGGAGAAACTGCCTGCGTTCTGGGGGGAGCATCTGCCTGCCCTGGCGGCTGTGACCTCCAGTGGAATTCTGAAATCAGCCGGACATCGCATCTTTGTGGAACGCTTTGGCGCGGCTCCGCGGCTTGTGGTCTGCGGCGGCGGCCATGTGGGCGCGTCGGTGGTGCGGCTGGCAAAGCTGCTGGGCCTGCCGGTCACAGCGCTGGAGGACCGCCCCGAGTTTGCGGAGGAGCTGCGTCAGGCCGGGGCCGATGCTGTGCTCTGCCTGCCCTTTACAGAGGGGCTTGCGCAGATCCCCGGCGGGCAGGAGACATACTTTGTGGTCGTGACCCGTGCCCACAGCTGTGATATTGCCTGCCTGCGTTCTATTCTGCAAAAGCCCGCCGCCTATGTGGGCATGATGGGCAGCCGGAAGCGTGCGGCTCTGGTGCACACACAACTGGCCGAGCTGGGGCTGCCGCAAGAGCGCATTGATGCCCTGCACGCGCCCATTGGGCTTTCCATTGGCGCAAAAACCGCACAGGAGATTGCACTTTCTATTCTTGCGGAGATCGTCTCCGTTAAAAACAGCCGCCAGCAGACCGAGGGCTTTTCCCCGGCGCTGCTGGCCGCGCTGGAACAGCAGACCGCCCCGGCGGTGCTGGCGACCATCGTAGGCCGCCATGGCTCCACGCCACGGGAGGAAGGCTCCAAGATGTTGGTCCTGCCCGATGGCTCTGCCGTGGGCAGCGTGGGCGGCGGCATCATGGAGTACCGCACCCAGCAGCTGGCGCGGGAATTGCTGGAGCCGGGGGCTGCCCCGTGCAGGCTGGCTGCCTTTACCACAGAGGGGGCCAGCGATGCCGCCGCCATTGCGGCCTGCGGCGGCTCCATGGAAGTCTTTTTGCAGCGTCTGGAACCGGAGGGATGAGCCATGAAGCGTGATGACCTGATCGTTGTCCGGGGCGGGGGAGACCTTGCCACCGGTGTTGTGCATCGGCTCTGGTCGGCTGGCCTGCGGGTGCTGGTGCTGGAGACGGCCCACCCCGCCGCCATCCGTCGGCAGGTGTCTCTCTGCGAGGCTGTTTACGAAGGCGAGACCGCTGTGGAAGGAATGCGGGGCATCCGGGTGGAGACGCTGGCGGATGCCGATGCCGTCTGGGCACAGAACGCAGTGCCGGTCCTGATAGACCCAACGGGTGCTTGCCTGCCGCAGGCAAGGCCAGCTGTTCTGGTGGATGCCATCATCGCAAAGAAAAATCTGGGCACCACCCGGGAGATGGCTCCGCTGACCATTGCCCTTGGCCCCGGCTTTGCGGCGGGGCAGGATGTGGACGTGGTGGTGGAGACCAAGCGCGGCCACAAGCTGGGCCGCATCATCCGGGAGGGATCTGCCGCACCCAACTCCGGCGTG contains:
- the selD gene encoding selenide, water dikinase SelD; amino-acid sequence: MAEQGPIVFCTGGGCTAKLGAGVLSRILEKLPRGEKDPDLLVGYDSRDDAAVYRITEDIALVQTVDFFPPMVDDPYTFGQIAAANALSDVYAMGGEVKTALNLVCFPESMDLNVLGEILRGGAEKVAEAGGTLAGGHSIADTGVKYGLSVTGLVDPHRLTANDTGRPGDKLLLTKALGVGLICTANRVGEAAPEQMEAAVRSMTTLNKTAAEIARRYEVHAATDVTGFSFLGHLHEMMGEKLSCVIDAHAVPVLPGAWEAADACLYTAAGQRNRNHTGPFVRFEKVPFPMEEILFDPQTSGGLLFAVAPQDAAALEAELQAAGLPAKIVGTIGEKQTPEITVTYE
- the yedF gene encoding sulfurtransferase-like selenium metabolism protein YedF, producing MIKIDARGDACPLPVVKAKKAIAELHGPGEVEVLVDNEIAVQNLTKMAQQKGYLSSSEKLAEQEYRVRFTIKDTPAAETAVPGKVKQQAEAETCIPDARTDTVVVIASDKMGEGAEELGKTLLKAFVFSLTQQDKLPKTILFYNGGASLTCEGSPMLEDLKALEAEGVEILTCGTCLNYYGITEKLAVGGVTNMYVIAEKMLNAGNVVKP
- a CDS encoding aminotransferase class V-fold PLP-dependent enzyme gives rise to the protein MIYLDNAATTLYKPPEVGQAMLDALQTAGNPGRGAHAPTLHASRIVYETREALAQLFHAEGPACIAFASNATQALNTAINGLFGPGDHVITTVCEHNSVLRPLYRLQRQGGEVSFVDVDANGVLCYAQFEQLLRPNTRGVVVTGASNVTGNRTDLAFVSAFAKKHGLLFLVDAAQTAGAMPVDVQALGIDVLCFTGHKALLGPQGTGGLYVRPGLQVAPLVVGGSGVHSFDERHPVEMPTALEAGTLNVPGIAGLGAGVRWLLTQGVEALETKENALARLFYETVREIPGVRLYGDFTAPRAPIVSLNLAGEDSARVADALWEEYGICVRAGAHCAPLMHKALGTVEQGVVRFSFSHTNTREEALAAARAVRSLAEE
- a CDS encoding DUF3343 domain-containing protein, which gives rise to MRAKRPYIVLSFRTTVEAMAWEKHCEAERIPGRLIPLPRELSAGCGLAWRMPPEDWQLWQSRIDPAAYDAAAVVEQ
- a CDS encoding XdhC family protein encodes the protein MGNRSFFNALHDREGDFLLATVLEGPSQGERVLLRNTAPVWPEKLPAFWGEHLPALAAVTSSGILKSAGHRIFVERFGAAPRLVVCGGGHVGASVVRLAKLLGLPVTALEDRPEFAEELRQAGADAVLCLPFTEGLAQIPGGQETYFVVVTRAHSCDIACLRSILQKPAAYVGMMGSRKRAALVHTQLAELGLPQERIDALHAPIGLSIGAKTAQEIALSILAEIVSVKNSRQQTEGFSPALLAALEQQTAPAVLATIVGRHGSTPREEGSKMLVLPDGSAVGSVGGGIMEYRTQQLARELLEPGAAPCRLAAFTTEGASDAAAIAACGGSMEVFLQRLEPEG
- the yqeB gene encoding selenium-dependent molybdenum cofactor biosynthesis protein YqeB translates to MKRDDLIVVRGGGDLATGVVHRLWSAGLRVLVLETAHPAAIRRQVSLCEAVYEGETAVEGMRGIRVETLADADAVWAQNAVPVLIDPTGACLPQARPAVLVDAIIAKKNLGTTREMAPLTIALGPGFAAGQDVDVVVETKRGHKLGRIIREGSAAPNSGVPGIIGGYGAERVLHAQAAGIFRNLHSIADFVEVGEAVAEIETPDGQRLPVVTQISGILRGLLRDGYPVTKGFKVADVDPRRAELENCFLISDKARCIAGSVLELIAAECWN